Below is a genomic region from Dechloromonas denitrificans.
CCGTAGAAATTTTATCGGCGGCGTAGTAACCGACGACGGTGCTTCCCCAGACGGTGATGAATAGCGTCAGTATCTGAACGATGAAGCGCAGGCGAGACAGGTTAGGGAGCATTTTTTTGATGAAATCAGGCATGTCCGGTCTCCTTGCGACGCAGTAGCGGCAGGGCCAGCAATATGCCAAGCGCCAGGAAGCCGAACCCCCCGGAAAGACTGCGTTCGCGCATCAGATCCGGGTAGTAGAAAAAATTGAAGGCACTGAGATGGTGTGTTTCGCCGTGTTGGTGTTCGGCCGCCAGGACAAATCCCTTGCGCGTTCGGGTCGCACCGGCTTGAGGATCAATCTCGGCCGGGTCGATGTCGCGCGGGAACGCGATATGAGCCACGCCTTGTGCATCGGTGATGACGCGTGACCGGGTTCCTGATTCCGTTTCGAATCGCACGCCGGTTCCGGCGAGTGGGGCGCCATCGTAGCGAACGTGAAAGGCCCAATCCTCACCTTCGCGCATGCCGCCGTGTTCCGGAATGTGGTCTGGGACAATTTCCAGCCCGGAGCGTTGCTGCTTGAGCAGACGGGTCGGTGCGTCGCCTTTGGCCGGGAAAGTCCATGCGGTGGTCGCCGTGACGATGGTATTGCCCCGGACTTCACGGGCGATGAGCCAGTGATGTCCGCCTTTGTCCGGGCTGGACGGGCTGACTAGCCAGCGATTGTTTTCAGGCGTCAGCTTTGCCGGCAATTCGGGATCGTTCGGGCTGTAGACCAGCAGTTCAGGGGCGCTCAGGTTGCGTGCTACCAGGCTCGCCTGGCCGCGTTCGGGGCGACCGCCACCCGGCGAAATAGCG
It encodes:
- a CDS encoding DUF4198 domain-containing protein; its protein translation is MGKAAFLLGLSMFVSNAYSHGESHAPNAATRNDSRPASETFWTALPAISPGGGRPERGQASLVARNLSAPELLVYSPNDPELPAKLTPENNRWLVSPSSPDKGGHHWLIAREVRGNTIVTATTAWTFPAKGDAPTRLLKQQRSGLEIVPDHIPEHGGMREGEDWAFHVRYDGAPLAGTGVRFETESGTRSRVITDAQGVAHIAFPRDIDPAEIDPQAGATRTRKGFVLAAEHQHGETHHLSAFNFFYYPDLMRERSLSGGFGFLALGILLALPLLRRKETGHA